One segment of Myxococcus xanthus DNA contains the following:
- a CDS encoding methyl-accepting chemotaxis protein, protein MALRFKKPGLRSLLLGSFALVLTLILGTLFFVVPSRVEAHLEQRLQKRGEARASQAVSMLMAQPAAALPDSLGRLRAGDDDFKVLAVLSSEGQVLATHPAEPPAWFQAELKARQGQPLDGFRFANGDRSVARSVTLSGGVVGQALLVLDNSGLDAVVTELQRVVMLAFGIGLTLFLLVAFFISRAFILVPLDAMMGMARRLAEADLTGRVDVGTRDELGQLAEALNRIAQSWRDTLGRVRGVSDVVAGVVEQIHRTGTTVSSGAGTVQARVEETSSSMVEMMASLRGIAENVEVLYQSAEESSSSIMEMAATNDEVAENVQAMAASVEETTSAIEEMTFSIKEVATNIQELSASTEETSSAISQMDAAIGQVEANAKETARLSEQVFDDAQTGVESLRKTLTGIDRIKETSRSAAHVIESLGRRISEIGNILNVIDDVAEQTNLLALNAAIIAAQAGEHGKGFAVVAEEIKDLAERTGASTKEIAELIRSIQEESRNAVVVMNQGVRSVEEGVQLGREAEGALRKINDSTQKSTQMVKAIARATVEQARGSKQVTASIHRISETVQQISKASNEQARGGEQIMKSAEKMKALTAHVQRSSQEQAHGSKQITRSIESINEMVTHLNRAQKEQTKGSEQVLKAVETIKGVSEHQTRSVKQLEEAIDNLQRQAEILRAEVRRFRV, encoded by the coding sequence TTGGCTCTCCGGTTCAAGAAACCCGGCCTGCGCAGCCTGCTGCTGGGCTCCTTCGCGCTCGTCCTCACCCTCATCCTGGGGACGCTCTTCTTCGTCGTCCCCTCGCGCGTGGAAGCCCACCTGGAGCAGCGCCTGCAGAAGCGGGGCGAGGCCCGTGCCAGTCAGGCCGTCAGCATGCTGATGGCCCAGCCCGCCGCGGCCCTGCCCGACAGCTTGGGGCGGCTGCGCGCGGGCGACGACGACTTCAAGGTGCTGGCCGTCCTCTCCAGCGAGGGTCAGGTGCTGGCCACCCACCCGGCCGAGCCGCCCGCGTGGTTCCAGGCGGAGCTGAAGGCCCGGCAGGGCCAGCCGCTGGATGGCTTCCGCTTCGCCAACGGTGATCGCTCCGTGGCGCGCTCGGTGACGCTGTCGGGCGGCGTGGTGGGGCAGGCGCTGCTGGTGCTCGACAACTCCGGGCTGGACGCGGTCGTCACCGAACTCCAGCGCGTCGTGATGCTCGCATTCGGCATCGGCCTGACGCTGTTCCTGCTGGTGGCCTTCTTCATCTCCCGCGCCTTCATCCTGGTGCCGCTGGACGCGATGATGGGCATGGCCCGGCGGCTGGCGGAGGCGGACCTCACCGGCCGCGTGGACGTGGGGACGCGGGACGAGCTGGGCCAGCTCGCCGAGGCGCTCAACCGCATCGCCCAGAGCTGGCGTGACACGCTGGGCCGGGTGCGCGGCGTGTCGGACGTGGTGGCGGGCGTGGTGGAGCAGATTCACCGCACCGGCACCACGGTGTCGTCCGGCGCGGGCACGGTGCAGGCGCGCGTGGAGGAGACGTCCTCCTCCATGGTGGAGATGATGGCCTCGCTGCGAGGCATCGCGGAGAACGTGGAGGTCCTCTACCAGAGCGCCGAGGAGAGCAGCTCCTCCATCATGGAGATGGCCGCCACCAACGACGAGGTGGCGGAGAACGTCCAGGCCATGGCCGCCAGCGTGGAGGAGACGACCAGCGCCATCGAGGAGATGACGTTCTCCATCAAGGAGGTGGCCACCAACATCCAGGAGCTGTCCGCCTCCACGGAGGAGACGTCCTCGGCCATCAGCCAGATGGACGCCGCCATCGGTCAGGTGGAGGCCAACGCGAAGGAGACGGCCCGCCTGTCCGAGCAGGTCTTCGACGACGCGCAGACGGGCGTGGAGTCGCTGCGCAAGACGCTCACCGGCATCGACCGCATCAAGGAGACAAGCCGCAGCGCGGCCCATGTCATCGAAAGCCTGGGCCGGCGCATCTCCGAGATTGGCAACATCCTCAACGTCATCGACGACGTGGCGGAGCAGACGAACCTGCTGGCGCTCAACGCGGCCATCATCGCCGCGCAGGCGGGTGAGCACGGCAAGGGCTTCGCGGTGGTGGCGGAGGAAATCAAGGACCTGGCCGAGCGCACCGGCGCGTCCACGAAGGAGATTGCCGAGCTCATCCGCAGCATCCAGGAAGAGAGCCGCAACGCCGTGGTGGTGATGAACCAGGGCGTGCGCAGCGTGGAGGAGGGCGTGCAACTGGGCCGGGAGGCGGAAGGGGCGCTGCGCAAAATCAACGACAGCACCCAGAAGTCCACGCAGATGGTGAAGGCCATTGCCCGGGCCACCGTGGAGCAGGCGCGCGGCAGCAAGCAGGTGACGGCCTCCATCCACCGCATCAGTGAGACGGTGCAGCAGATTTCCAAGGCCTCCAACGAGCAGGCCCGCGGCGGCGAGCAGATCATGAAGAGCGCGGAGAAGATGAAGGCGCTCACCGCCCACGTGCAGCGCAGCAGCCAGGAGCAGGCGCACGGCAGCAAGCAGATTACCCGCTCCATCGAGAGCATCAACGAGATGGTCACCCACCTGAACCGCGCCCAGAAGGAGCAGACGAAGGGCAGCGAGCAGGTGCTCAAGGCGGTGGAGACCATCAAGGGCGTGTCCGAGCACCAGACACGCTCCGTGAAGCAGTTGGAGGAGGCCATCGACAACCTCCAGCGTCAGGCGGAAATCCTCCGTGCGGAGGTTCGCCGCTTCCGGGTGTAG
- a CDS encoding histone deacetylase family protein translates to MRKVIPMSSTLLLTDPLFFQHDPGQGHPESPSRLRRILGVLASTPVKGTVMTAPRSATEAELASVHTPELLAYLQRINGHRAQIDPDTQVSPDSVDAARLAAGASVQAVEAVMKGEARNGFALVRPPGHHAEPDKAMGFCLYNNAAIAAEAGRKLGAERVLVLDWDVHHGNGTQAAFWSRRDVMYQSVHQFPYFPGTGAAPEVGVGAGEGYTINVGLPGGNSDADYGMIFEELLLPVAEAYRPQLILVSAGFDSHQHDPIGGMDVSERGFAAMCSAMKSLADSVCQGRLVLLLEGGYSLEGLSQSVHACVEVLAGRKDSFPTGDTHADAKDALRASREAMRPYWPRV, encoded by the coding sequence ATGCGTAAGGTCATCCCGATGTCCTCCACCCTGCTACTGACGGACCCGCTCTTCTTCCAGCACGACCCTGGGCAGGGCCACCCCGAGTCGCCCTCCCGGCTGCGCCGCATCCTCGGGGTGCTGGCCAGCACGCCGGTGAAGGGCACGGTGATGACCGCGCCGCGCTCCGCCACGGAGGCGGAGCTGGCCTCGGTCCACACGCCGGAGCTGCTGGCGTACCTCCAGCGCATCAACGGGCACCGCGCGCAAATCGACCCGGACACCCAGGTGTCCCCCGACAGCGTGGACGCGGCGCGGCTGGCCGCGGGCGCCTCCGTGCAAGCGGTGGAGGCGGTGATGAAGGGCGAGGCCCGCAACGGCTTCGCGCTGGTGCGCCCGCCCGGGCACCATGCCGAGCCCGACAAGGCCATGGGCTTCTGCCTGTACAACAACGCGGCCATCGCCGCGGAGGCGGGCCGGAAGCTGGGCGCCGAGCGCGTGCTGGTCCTCGACTGGGACGTGCACCACGGCAACGGCACGCAAGCGGCGTTCTGGTCGCGCCGGGACGTCATGTACCAGTCGGTGCACCAGTTCCCCTACTTCCCGGGCACTGGCGCCGCGCCGGAGGTGGGCGTCGGCGCGGGCGAGGGCTACACCATCAACGTGGGCCTGCCGGGCGGCAACTCGGACGCGGACTACGGGATGATTTTCGAGGAGCTGCTGCTGCCCGTGGCGGAGGCGTACCGGCCCCAGCTCATCCTCGTCTCCGCGGGCTTCGACTCGCACCAGCACGACCCGATTGGCGGCATGGACGTCAGCGAGCGCGGCTTCGCGGCCATGTGCTCGGCGATGAAGTCCCTGGCCGACAGCGTGTGCCAGGGCCGGCTGGTGCTGCTGCTGGAGGGCGGCTATTCGCTGGAGGGCTTGTCCCAATCCGTGCATGCCTGCGTGGAGGTGCTCGCCGGGCGCAAGGACAGCTTCCCCACGGGTGACACGCACGCGGACGCGAAGGACGCGCTGCGGGCGAGCCGCGAGGCGATGCGGCCGTACTGGCCTCGCGTCTAG
- a CDS encoding SDR family oxidoreductase, producing MAEMSYRTALVTGASSGLGRGLALWLARRGVRVFAAGRRLPQLQALRDEAQAAGVTVEPVELDVTKADATLERIRALDAEAGGLDLVVANAGVGGTTNAKRLPWERVRGIIDTNVTGAAATLSAVLPQMVERKRGHLVGVSSLAGFRGLAGHAAYSASKAFLSTFMESLRVDLRGTGVRVTCIYPGFVKSELTATNNFPMPFLMETHDAVELMGKGIVRGDAEVSFPWQLAVPTRMAKVLPNPLFDAAARRLR from the coding sequence ATGGCGGAGATGAGCTACCGGACGGCGTTGGTGACGGGTGCCTCCAGCGGCCTGGGACGCGGGCTGGCGCTGTGGCTCGCCAGGCGGGGCGTCCGCGTGTTCGCCGCCGGACGCCGCCTGCCGCAGCTCCAGGCCCTGCGGGATGAGGCCCAGGCGGCCGGCGTCACCGTGGAGCCCGTGGAGCTGGACGTCACGAAGGCGGACGCCACCCTGGAGCGCATCCGCGCGCTGGACGCAGAAGCGGGCGGGCTGGACCTGGTGGTGGCCAACGCGGGCGTCGGCGGCACGACGAATGCGAAGCGCCTCCCGTGGGAGCGCGTGCGCGGCATCATCGACACCAACGTCACCGGCGCCGCCGCCACGCTGAGCGCCGTGCTGCCCCAGATGGTGGAGCGCAAGCGCGGGCACCTGGTGGGCGTCTCCAGCCTCGCGGGCTTCCGCGGGCTGGCCGGCCACGCGGCCTACTCCGCGTCCAAGGCCTTCCTGTCCACCTTCATGGAGAGCCTGCGCGTGGACCTGCGCGGCACCGGCGTGCGCGTCACCTGCATCTATCCCGGCTTCGTGAAGAGCGAGCTGACCGCCACCAACAACTTCCCCATGCCCTTCCTCATGGAGACGCATGACGCGGTGGAGCTGATGGGCAAGGGCATCGTCCGGGGCGACGCGGAGGTGTCCTTCCCCTGGCAGCTCGCGGTGCCCACGCGCATGGCGAAGGTGCTGCCCAATCCGCTCTTCGACGCGGCCGCGCGGCGGCTGCGCTGA
- the pyrF gene encoding orotidine-5'-phosphate decarboxylase has product MTTPQPFAHRFSQLAEQRSPFCLGIDPSRDLLTRWGLPDNARGLRDFCERVADAAGSSVAVVKPQSAFFERHGPEGLQVLQELMRRFKSVGTLTLLDVKRGDIGSTMEAYAETVFGEGSAYEADAATFTAYLGLGALLKTLERARASGAAAFLVVRSSNPEGTSLQMSRGEDGRTVAEALADGLRAFNEKPGQDAAPVAGAVMGATLPDSDRGVIERLGGALLLTPGIGAQGAGFDDLKRLFAGREAQVIPTATRSVLEAGPDTAALRQALERHLAPARAFRATARPS; this is encoded by the coding sequence GTGACGACGCCACAGCCCTTCGCCCACCGTTTCAGCCAACTGGCCGAGCAGCGCTCGCCGTTCTGCCTTGGCATCGACCCGTCGAGAGACCTGCTGACACGTTGGGGCCTGCCCGACAACGCGCGGGGCCTGCGCGACTTCTGCGAGCGCGTGGCCGACGCGGCGGGGAGCTCCGTCGCGGTGGTGAAGCCGCAGAGCGCCTTCTTCGAGCGCCACGGCCCCGAGGGCCTCCAGGTCCTCCAGGAGCTGATGCGGCGCTTCAAGTCCGTGGGCACCCTCACGCTGCTGGACGTGAAGCGCGGAGACATCGGCTCCACGATGGAGGCCTACGCCGAGACAGTCTTCGGCGAGGGCAGCGCCTACGAAGCGGACGCGGCCACCTTCACCGCCTACCTGGGCCTGGGCGCGCTGCTGAAGACGCTGGAGCGGGCGCGCGCCTCCGGCGCCGCCGCCTTCCTGGTGGTGCGCTCCTCCAACCCGGAGGGCACGTCACTCCAGATGTCGCGCGGCGAGGACGGCCGCACCGTGGCGGAGGCCCTGGCGGACGGCCTGCGCGCCTTCAACGAGAAGCCCGGCCAGGACGCGGCGCCAGTGGCGGGCGCCGTCATGGGCGCCACCCTCCCCGACTCGGACCGCGGCGTCATCGAGCGGCTCGGCGGCGCGCTGCTGCTCACGCCCGGCATCGGCGCGCAGGGCGCCGGCTTCGACGACTTGAAGCGCCTGTTCGCCGGGCGCGAGGCGCAGGTCATCCCCACCGCCACGCGCTCGGTGCTGGAGGCGGGGCCGGACACCGCCGCCCTGCGCCAGGCGCTGGAGCGGCACCTGGCGCCGGCGCGCGCCTTCCGCGCTACTGCGCGCCCATCATGA
- a CDS encoding penicillin-binding protein 1A produces MSDPKSADRSRSKLVLDGVPSKRWWKFLLKTAGWLSLTGATGAVIAVTAVYYVYADGLPAIPKVDEYWPPIVTEVYTDDAVLAGEFYEERRKVVPYERIPKRLVQAFIASEDSSFFDHFGVDVLGTARAGFKTVSSKLGLRSGGIQGGSTLTQQTAKAVLISAEGYKSATAKTLTRKIREAILARRLEESLTKEEILYLYLNNVFLGHHSYGVQSAAENYYRKDVRDLTLGEMTLIAGLPQAPSRYSPFLRPEAARKRRSYVLRRMLVEGMISQEEHDTANAEEVKVYPVEDVFHEFAPYFVEQVRKDVVDRYGNPVLLKAGLKVFTTMDSERQRAAQDAVLHGLLSVDKRQGWRGPVEQLASKEAIRAFVDRSKKLMGAKELVENRLYVAVVTSIDGDGKGADVQVGGHTGRLPLLGMRWARKVNPEGYYPAMMITSVKKAISEGDVVVVRHVTKRDLTDDKEQWDKKLADEIPSEGVKLFRLEQTPEAQSALVSIDPHRQYLTAMVGGYDFDDNEFNRAFQACRQPGSSFKPFVYSAALEQLNWTQATVLVDSPIVEHDPDTKVSWKPANYSDKFEGEVLLRTSLVNSLNVPAVKTFGAVGVKNMAAWTTKLGITTPMNMDFSAALGSSCVYPVDLANAYATFNRYGRKKPTYFIRKIEDRWGRTLEDHTAFDDAWAPLQDRVAAGYARLFEPGEQVMSPEAGFILTHLLRGVVLQGTGGPAQRLGKPAAGKTGTTNDSFDAWFAGYTRDLVTVAWVGYDLNPHPLGRYETGGRAALPIWLNYMKSALEGRPQSEFYPWQSMDLVRLHIDKKTGKIAPAGSRDSELMFFKKGTEPKDAVPDKNTVDVDQFMMGAQ; encoded by the coding sequence ATGTCCGACCCTAAATCCGCTGACCGCAGCCGCTCGAAGCTGGTGCTCGACGGCGTCCCCTCCAAGCGCTGGTGGAAGTTCCTCCTGAAGACCGCGGGATGGCTTTCGCTGACCGGGGCCACGGGCGCCGTGATTGCCGTGACGGCCGTGTACTACGTGTACGCGGATGGGTTGCCCGCCATCCCCAAGGTGGACGAGTACTGGCCGCCCATCGTCACCGAGGTCTACACGGATGACGCGGTGCTGGCCGGCGAGTTCTACGAAGAGCGCCGCAAGGTGGTGCCCTACGAGCGGATTCCGAAGCGCCTGGTGCAGGCCTTCATCGCGTCGGAGGACTCCAGCTTCTTCGACCACTTCGGCGTGGACGTGCTGGGCACCGCGCGCGCCGGCTTCAAGACGGTGAGCTCCAAGCTGGGGCTGCGCTCGGGCGGCATCCAGGGTGGCTCCACGCTGACGCAGCAGACCGCGAAGGCGGTGCTCATCTCCGCGGAGGGCTACAAGTCCGCCACCGCGAAGACGCTCACCCGCAAGATTCGCGAGGCCATCCTCGCCCGGCGCCTGGAGGAGTCGCTGACGAAGGAGGAGATTCTCTACCTCTACCTCAACAACGTCTTCCTCGGGCACCACAGCTACGGCGTGCAGAGCGCGGCGGAGAACTACTACCGCAAGGACGTGCGCGACCTGACGCTGGGCGAGATGACGCTCATCGCGGGCCTTCCGCAGGCGCCCAGCCGGTACTCGCCCTTCCTGCGCCCGGAGGCGGCCCGCAAGCGCCGCTCCTACGTGCTGCGCCGCATGTTGGTGGAGGGCATGATTTCGCAGGAGGAGCACGACACCGCCAACGCCGAAGAGGTGAAGGTGTACCCGGTGGAGGACGTGTTCCACGAGTTCGCGCCGTACTTCGTGGAGCAGGTGCGCAAGGACGTGGTGGACCGGTACGGCAACCCCGTGCTGCTCAAGGCCGGCCTCAAGGTCTTCACCACCATGGACAGCGAGCGCCAGCGCGCCGCGCAGGACGCGGTGCTCCACGGCCTGCTGTCGGTGGACAAGCGCCAGGGCTGGCGCGGCCCGGTGGAGCAGCTCGCGTCGAAGGAGGCCATCCGCGCCTTCGTCGACCGCTCGAAGAAGCTCATGGGCGCGAAGGAGCTGGTGGAGAACCGGCTCTACGTCGCCGTCGTCACGTCCATTGACGGGGACGGCAAGGGCGCGGACGTGCAGGTGGGCGGTCACACCGGGCGGCTGCCGCTCCTGGGCATGCGCTGGGCGCGCAAGGTGAACCCGGAGGGCTACTACCCGGCGATGATGATTACCTCGGTGAAGAAGGCCATCTCCGAGGGCGACGTCGTCGTGGTGCGCCACGTCACGAAGAGGGACCTGACGGACGACAAGGAGCAGTGGGACAAGAAGCTCGCGGACGAAATCCCCAGCGAGGGGGTGAAGCTCTTCCGCCTGGAGCAGACGCCCGAAGCGCAGAGCGCGCTCGTCTCCATCGACCCCCACCGCCAGTACCTCACCGCGATGGTGGGCGGCTACGACTTCGACGACAACGAGTTCAACCGCGCCTTCCAGGCGTGCCGTCAGCCGGGCAGCTCCTTCAAGCCCTTCGTGTACTCGGCGGCGCTGGAGCAGTTGAACTGGACGCAGGCCACCGTGCTGGTGGACTCGCCGATTGTGGAGCACGACCCGGACACCAAGGTGTCGTGGAAGCCGGCCAACTACAGCGACAAGTTCGAAGGCGAGGTGCTGCTGCGCACGTCGCTGGTCAACTCGCTGAACGTGCCCGCGGTGAAGACGTTCGGCGCGGTGGGCGTGAAGAACATGGCCGCGTGGACCACGAAGCTCGGCATCACCACGCCCATGAACATGGACTTCTCCGCGGCGCTGGGCTCCTCGTGCGTGTACCCGGTGGACCTGGCCAACGCCTACGCCACCTTCAACCGCTACGGCCGCAAGAAGCCCACGTACTTCATCCGCAAGATTGAGGACCGCTGGGGCCGCACGTTGGAGGACCACACGGCCTTCGACGACGCGTGGGCGCCCCTGCAGGACCGCGTGGCCGCCGGCTACGCGCGCCTCTTCGAGCCGGGCGAGCAGGTGATGAGCCCGGAGGCCGGCTTCATCCTCACGCACCTGCTGCGCGGCGTGGTGCTCCAGGGCACCGGTGGCCCCGCGCAGCGCCTGGGCAAGCCGGCGGCGGGAAAGACGGGCACCACCAACGACTCCTTCGACGCGTGGTTCGCCGGCTACACCCGCGACCTGGTGACGGTGGCGTGGGTGGGCTACGACCTGAACCCGCATCCGCTGGGCCGCTACGAGACGGGCGGCCGCGCCGCGCTCCCCATCTGGCTCAACTACATGAAGAGCGCGCTGGAGGGCCGGCCGCAGTCCGAGTTCTACCCGTGGCAGTCCATGGACCTGGTGCGGCTCCACATCGACAAGAAGACGGGGAAGATTGCCCCCGCGGGCTCCAGGGATTCGGAGCTGATGTTCTTCAAGAAGGGCACCGAGCCGAAGGACGCGGTGCCCGACAAGAACACGGTCGACGTCGATCAGTTCATGATGGGCGCGCAGTAG
- a CDS encoding RluA family pseudouridine synthase, translating into MIEYRIEADTAGMRLDKHLRKRLPNVPVSHLFKMIRTKKVRVNGKRAQPEQLLSEGDVLTIRGDEQQLVGAERPKVDPPPPPVDPSRLVILREDDWLMAVDKPSGMAVHTGSGITGGTLVDYVRAYLGPKAVRNDFAASPAHRLDRETSGVILVAKRRPAMVHFTEVFTHGLSRKRYLTLVKGKMPRDSGVIDLPLSEHQQTAESKARRGVNMQAAVTRWKVVKQSSEAALLSCAIETGRTHQIRRHLAAIGHPVAGDKKYGDFAFNRDVRARWGLKRLFLHAERIEFPHPEGGAKVAVEAPLAVELRDVLKRAALVP; encoded by the coding sequence ATGATCGAGTATCGAATCGAAGCCGACACCGCCGGGATGCGGCTGGACAAGCACCTGCGCAAACGGCTCCCCAATGTTCCGGTGAGCCACCTCTTCAAGATGATTCGCACCAAGAAGGTGCGGGTGAACGGGAAGCGTGCGCAACCCGAGCAGTTGCTGTCAGAAGGAGACGTGCTCACCATCCGCGGCGACGAGCAGCAGCTCGTGGGGGCGGAACGTCCGAAAGTGGACCCGCCTCCGCCGCCGGTGGACCCCAGCCGGTTGGTCATCCTTCGAGAGGACGACTGGCTCATGGCCGTGGACAAGCCCAGCGGAATGGCCGTCCATACCGGCAGCGGCATCACCGGCGGAACGCTGGTGGACTACGTGCGCGCCTACCTGGGGCCCAAGGCCGTCCGCAACGACTTCGCGGCCTCGCCCGCACACCGGCTGGACCGGGAGACCTCCGGCGTCATCCTGGTGGCCAAGCGGCGCCCGGCCATGGTGCATTTCACCGAGGTCTTCACCCACGGCCTGTCCCGCAAGCGCTATCTCACCCTGGTGAAGGGGAAGATGCCCCGGGACTCCGGGGTCATCGACCTGCCGCTGTCAGAACACCAACAGACGGCCGAGTCCAAGGCCCGTCGAGGGGTGAACATGCAGGCGGCCGTCACCCGGTGGAAGGTCGTGAAGCAGTCGAGCGAGGCGGCGCTCCTGTCCTGCGCCATCGAGACCGGGCGCACGCATCAGATAAGAAGGCATCTGGCGGCCATCGGACATCCGGTGGCTGGGGACAAGAAGTACGGTGACTTCGCCTTCAACCGCGACGTGCGGGCGCGCTGGGGGCTCAAAAGGTTGTTCCTGCACGCCGAGCGCATCGAATTCCCGCATCCCGAAGGCGGCGCGAAGGTGGCTGTCGAGGCTCCCCTCGCCGTCGAGCTCCGAGATGTGCTCAAGCGGGCCGCATTGGTGCCCTGA
- a CDS encoding pentapeptide repeat-containing protein, with protein sequence MAKAPSIEKLLQSGSAEWNRMRKSGQVATDHTGATFTQLFSANTDLSGLGLIGSEWDRCDLSKVNFRDADLSNAYFHGGRLQDCDFRGANLEGATFEKLKLLRCDFTGAKGLDDIEMDDVDMDRVVGLDGEEAPPPPPPPAQGITAFTREQREKALGVQAAAALQGEPVGDELPPFRPQDPPGSLFFRALKRMGVPPLWVLDVPGLRPLLPQRLPPGSSMETLYREAVKTRLENKKPAADPAVVDRAQKALRMGAKDAPVAAMYLREVGVLPLFRFSAAQVLKGALREEVEVDDLTGSIDPRTTGALLELRLTHEVVEHLQEARRRLAATQLYTSLLEAGFNPENNWDEALESSDASMELAQLATGEDRNALLEGFQVFAALPDEARLRRLAYLAESVTNLELVSRLPEGMEPSWLTGPETRECHEREMTYVQSLKAEEIPAKVAALAKEELGVPEGEVPEESDGDLFVHLRCDVCGKEKLIVQSPEE encoded by the coding sequence ATGGCGAAAGCCCCCAGTATCGAGAAGCTTCTTCAGAGTGGCTCGGCGGAATGGAACCGGATGCGGAAGTCCGGCCAGGTCGCCACCGACCATACCGGCGCCACCTTCACTCAACTGTTCTCCGCCAACACCGACCTGTCCGGGCTGGGCCTCATCGGCTCGGAATGGGACCGGTGCGACCTGTCCAAGGTCAACTTCCGGGACGCGGACCTTTCCAATGCCTACTTCCACGGCGGCCGGCTCCAGGACTGCGACTTTCGGGGTGCGAACCTCGAAGGCGCGACGTTCGAGAAGCTGAAGCTGCTGCGGTGCGACTTCACGGGCGCCAAGGGGCTCGACGACATCGAGATGGACGACGTGGACATGGACCGCGTCGTCGGTCTGGACGGCGAGGAGGCCCCGCCGCCTCCTCCGCCCCCCGCCCAGGGCATCACCGCCTTCACCCGTGAGCAACGGGAGAAGGCGCTGGGCGTACAGGCCGCCGCGGCGCTCCAGGGTGAGCCCGTTGGCGACGAGCTGCCCCCCTTCCGGCCCCAGGACCCTCCTGGCTCGCTCTTCTTTCGGGCGCTGAAGCGGATGGGCGTGCCCCCGCTGTGGGTGCTGGACGTGCCGGGCCTGCGCCCGCTCCTGCCGCAGCGGCTGCCCCCGGGCAGCTCGATGGAGACGCTCTACCGTGAGGCGGTGAAGACGCGGCTGGAGAACAAGAAGCCCGCGGCGGATCCGGCGGTGGTGGACCGCGCGCAGAAGGCGCTCCGCATGGGCGCCAAGGACGCCCCGGTGGCGGCCATGTACCTGCGCGAGGTGGGCGTGCTGCCCCTGTTCCGCTTCTCCGCGGCGCAGGTGCTGAAGGGTGCGCTGCGGGAAGAGGTGGAGGTGGATGACCTGACGGGCTCCATCGACCCGCGCACCACGGGCGCGCTCCTGGAGCTGCGCTTGACGCACGAAGTCGTGGAGCACCTGCAGGAGGCGCGGCGCCGGCTGGCGGCCACGCAGCTCTACACGTCGCTGCTGGAGGCGGGCTTCAACCCGGAGAACAACTGGGACGAGGCGCTGGAGTCGAGCGACGCGTCGATGGAGCTGGCGCAGCTGGCCACGGGTGAGGACCGCAATGCCCTGCTGGAGGGCTTCCAGGTCTTCGCGGCGCTGCCGGACGAGGCCCGGCTGCGGCGGCTGGCCTACCTGGCCGAGTCCGTCACCAACCTGGAGCTGGTGAGCCGGCTGCCGGAGGGCATGGAGCCGTCATGGCTCACGGGCCCCGAGACGCGCGAGTGCCACGAGCGGGAGATGACGTACGTCCAGTCGCTGAAGGCGGAGGAGATTCCCGCCAAGGTGGCGGCGCTGGCGAAGGAAGAGCTGGGCGTGCCCGAGGGTGAAGTTCCCGAGGAAAGCGACGGCGACCTTTTCGTCCACCTGCGCTGTGACGTGTGTGGCAAGGAGAAGCTCATCGTCCAATCACCGGAGGAGTAA